Proteins encoded together in one Balaenoptera musculus isolate JJ_BM4_2016_0621 chromosome 6, mBalMus1.pri.v3, whole genome shotgun sequence window:
- the RPL7A gene encoding 60S ribosomal protein L7a has translation MPKGKKAKGKKVAPAPAVVKKQEAKKVVNPLFEKRPKNFGIGQDIQPKRDLTRFVKWPRYIRLQRQRAILYKRLKVPPAINQFTQALDRQTATQLLKLAHKYRPETKQEKKQRLLARAEKKAAGKGDVPTKRPPVLRAGVNTVTTLVENKKAQLVVIAHDVDPIELVVFLPALCRKMGVPYCIIKGKARLGRLVHRKTCTTVAFTQVNSEDKGALAKLVEAIRTNYNDRYDEIRRHWGGNVLGPKSVARIAKLEKAKAKELATKLG, from the exons ATG CCGAAGGGAAAGAAGGCCAAGGGCAAGAAGGTGGCCCCGGCCCCTGCTGTGGTGAAGAAGCAGGAGGCCAAGAAGGTGGTCAACCCCTTGTTCGAGAAAAGGCCCAAGAATTTTGGCATTG GACAGGACATCCAGCCCAAAAGGGACCTCACCCGCTTTGTCAAATGGCCCCGCTACATCCGCCTGCAGCGGCAAAGGGCTATCCTCTATAAGCGGCTGAAAGTGCCGCCCGCGATTAACCAGTTCACCCAGGCCTTGGACCGCCAAACAG CTACTCAACTGCTTAAGCTGGCCCACAAGTACAGACCAGAGACAAAGCAAGAGAAGAAGCAGAGGTTGCTGGCCCGAGCTGAGAAGAAAGCTGCAGGCAAAGGGGATGTCCCCACCAAGAGGCCACCTGTCCTCCGAGCAG GGGTTAATACTGTCACCACCTTGGTGGAGAACAAGAAGGCTCAGCTGGTGGTCATCGCACATGACGTGGATCCCATCGAG CTGGTGGTCTTCCTGCCTGCCTTGTGCCGTAAGATGGGGGTCCCCTACTGCATCATCAAGGGCAAGGCCAGGCTGGGGCGTCTGGTCCACAGGAAGACCTGCACCACCGTGGCCTTCACACAAGTCAACTC GGAAGACAAAGGTGCTCTGGCTAAGCTGGTGGAAGCCATCAGGACCAATTACAACGACAGATATGATGAG ATCCGCCGTCACTGGGGAGGCAACGTCCTGGGTCCCAAATCAGTGGCTCGCATCGccaagctggaaaaggcaaaggccAAAGAACTGGCCACCAAACTGGGCTAA
- the MED22 gene encoding mediator of RNA polymerase II transcription subunit 22 isoform X2, translated as MAQQRALPQSKETLLQSYNKRLKDDVKSIMDNFTEIIKTAKIEDETQVSRATQGEQDNYEMHVRAANIVRAGESLMKLVSDLKQFLILNDFPSVNEAIDQRNQQLRALREECDRKLVALRDEVSIDLYELEEEYYSSSSSLCEANDLPLCEAYWRLDLDTDSADGLSVPLPAPPEPSAGPLQAAAPAHSHAGGPGPTEHA; from the exons ATGGCCCAGCAGAGAGCCCTGCCGCAAAGCAAGGAGACGCTGCTGCAGTCTTACAACAAGCGGCTCAAGGATGATGTCAAGTCCATCATGGACAACTTCACCGAGATCATCAAGACCGCCAAG ATTGAGGACGAGACGCAGGTGTCGAGGGCCACTCAGGGCGAGCAGGATAATTACGAGATGCACGTGCGAGCCGCCAACATC GTCCGAGCCGGCGAGTCCCTGATGAAGCTGGTGTCCGACCTCAAGCAGTTCCTCATCCTCAACGACTTCCCGTCGGTGAACGAGGCCATCGACCAGCGCAACCAGCAGCTGCGAGCTCTGCGGGAGGAGTGTGACCGGAAGCTCGTCGCCCTGCGGGACGAGGTCTCCATAGACCTCTACGAGCTGGAGGAGGAGTATTACTCGTCCAG CTCAAGTCTTTGCGAAGCTAATGATCTGCCTCTGTGTGAAGCTTACTGGAGGCTGGACCTCGACACAGACTCCGCTGACGGCCTCTCAGTCCCTCTGCCGGCGCCCCCGGAGCCCAGTGCTGGCCCCCTGCAGGCTGCAGCCCCTGCCCACTCCCACGCCGGTGGCCCCGGCCCCACGGAGCACGCCTGA
- the MED22 gene encoding mediator of RNA polymerase II transcription subunit 22 isoform X1, with product MRPRRSRERKPARDFGFKATELSPARRAVPRAGRRVRAAGKGRGEAPGSRDFSGGARSRPQPALARCPAMAQQRALPQSKETLLQSYNKRLKDDVKSIMDNFTEIIKTAKIEDETQVSRATQGEQDNYEMHVRAANIVRAGESLMKLVSDLKQFLILNDFPSVNEAIDQRNQQLRALREECDRKLVALRDEVSIDLYELEEEYYSSSSSLCEANDLPLCEAYWRLDLDTDSADGLSVPLPAPPEPSAGPLQAAAPAHSHAGGPGPTEHA from the exons ATGCGACCTCGGAGATCGCGAGAACGGAAGCCTGCGCGGGATTTCGGATTTAAAGCGACAGAACTTTCTCCCGCCCGGCGGGCGGTGCCTAGAGCCGGGCGACGGGTCCGAGCTGCTGGAAAGGGGCGCGGAGAGGCGCCAGGGAGCCGGGACTTCTCCGGAGGGGCGCGCTCTCGTCCCCAGCCCGCCCTGGCCAGGT GCCCCGCCATGGCCCAGCAGAGAGCCCTGCCGCAAAGCAAGGAGACGCTGCTGCAGTCTTACAACAAGCGGCTCAAGGATGATGTCAAGTCCATCATGGACAACTTCACCGAGATCATCAAGACCGCCAAG ATTGAGGACGAGACGCAGGTGTCGAGGGCCACTCAGGGCGAGCAGGATAATTACGAGATGCACGTGCGAGCCGCCAACATC GTCCGAGCCGGCGAGTCCCTGATGAAGCTGGTGTCCGACCTCAAGCAGTTCCTCATCCTCAACGACTTCCCGTCGGTGAACGAGGCCATCGACCAGCGCAACCAGCAGCTGCGAGCTCTGCGGGAGGAGTGTGACCGGAAGCTCGTCGCCCTGCGGGACGAGGTCTCCATAGACCTCTACGAGCTGGAGGAGGAGTATTACTCGTCCAG CTCAAGTCTTTGCGAAGCTAATGATCTGCCTCTGTGTGAAGCTTACTGGAGGCTGGACCTCGACACAGACTCCGCTGACGGCCTCTCAGTCCCTCTGCCGGCGCCCCCGGAGCCCAGTGCTGGCCCCCTGCAGGCTGCAGCCCCTGCCCACTCCCACGCCGGTGGCCCCGGCCCCACGGAGCACGCCTGA